The genomic stretch CCCAGCCCCGCTCCTCGAGCGCAACGGCGGCCGGGGCGGCCGAGCGCGACAAGGCCCTCAACCTCGTCCTGGGCCAGATCGAGCGCAACTTCGGCAAGGGCTCCATCATGCGCCTGGGGGATGCCTCCCGGATGCGGGTGGAAACCATGCCCACCGGTGCCCTCACCCTGGATCTGGCCCTGGGCGGCGGGTATCCCAAGGGCCGGGTGGTGGAGGTCTATGGGCCGGAGAGTTCCGGCAAGACCACCCTCACCCTCCATGCCATCGCCGAGGCGCAGCGCCGCGGCGGTGTGGCCGCCTTCGTGGATGCCGAGCATGCGCTCGATCCGGTCTACGCCGCGGCTCTGGGGGTCGATGTGGAGAACCTGCTGGTTTCCCAGCCCGACACCGGTGAAATGGCCCTGGAGATCGTTGATCAGCTGGTGCGCTCCGCCGCGGTCGACATCGTTGTGGTCGACTCGGTCGCAGCCCTGACTCCCCGCGCCGAGATCGAGGGGGAGATGGGGGACCTTGCGGTGGGCAGCCAGGCACGGCTGATGAGCCAGGCGATGCGCAAGATCACCGGCAATATCGGCAAGTCTGGCTGCACGGTGATCTTCCTCAACCAGCTGCGTCAGAAAATCGGCGTCACCTACGGCAATCCCGAAACCACCACTGGCGGCAACGCCCTCAAGTTTTATGCCTCGGTGCGGCTCGACATCCGCCGCATTCAGACCCTCAAGCGCGGCACAGAGGAATACGGCATTCGCGCCAAGGTCAAGGTGGCGAAGAACAAGGTGGCGCCGCCCTTTCGCATCGCTGAGTTCGACATTCTTTTCGGTCGTGGCATCAGCACCCTGGGCTGTGTGATCGATCTGGCGGAGGAAACCGGTGTGGTGATCCGCAAAGGTGCCTGGTACAGCTACGGCGGGGACAACATCGGTCAGGGCCGCGACAACACGATCAACTGGCTGGAGCAGAACCCGGAGCAGAAGGAGCAGATCGAGGCCGAGGTTCGGCGGAGGCTCACTGAGGGAGCTGATGTGACGGCCAATTCGCTCAAGCCACTGGCGGCAGCTGCCGCCAAGCTGGCCGCCAGCAGTTCCGCCGCTTCGTCGGCATCGGAATCAGGCGAGTCAGTGCTGGACTCCGAGGCTGCCTCTCTGGAATCTGCCGCCAGCTGAGATCAGCTCAGCGGGCTCAGATCAGAGGCGCTTCCAGTCTGCTGGCCTCGGGCTCGTGCCCGGGGGCAGTAGGACCTCGCGCGGGTGGCTGGGCCTGTTGCAGGAAGGTGGCGACCCGCTGAAGTTCCTGGATGGCCTCGGCGCCTTCAAGTTTCACCAGTTCGCAGCCGTTGCGTGATTCCACCCAGCTGATTCCGAAATCGGAGACCAGAAAGCGCACCATGTGGGCATCCCCGAGGTCGGCCACGAAAGAAGCTCCGTGGCCATCACGGCCATCACCGCAGACGTAGCAGGTGGCCACGAGGCCTTTGCGCTGCAGACTGTTGGCCAGGGCCTGCAGGCTCATCACCAGGTCCAGCACCACGGAGCGGTACTGCTCAGCGAGGCGGGGAAACATCGTCCAGCTCAGAATGTGGGTTGATCCTAAGGTTTTCTTCCACTTTCTGCCACGGCTTCAGGCCGGTGTGGTCAAAGGCGCACCGGCCACCCGCTCAATCAGAGAGCGTCCACCAGCCGACGGCCGGCCCGATGAAGCGCACGGTGATCCAGAACAGCACCAGGGCTGCGATTCCCACCCATGCTCCCTGGGTGGAGACCTGAACGAAGCGGTCGGCCTGGTGGCGGGTCAGGGGCAGCCAGGGGGCCAGCCGCGGAGACTGATCCTTGGCCGAACTGGGTTTCTTCTGGGGACCGCGGGGCGGCAATCCCTGGTCCGAGCGGCGTTTGGCCTCTCCCATGCGTCCCGGCGATGTCCTGGCGGCAACCAGGCTACGGGCTCCCCTTCGGCTGGTTGATCCGGGCCGTTGCTCAGAGCGGCAGCAACCTGTTCAGGGCCACCCATGGCTCCAGGGCGCTGAGGACCTGGTGCCCCCAGCTGCGGCTGCGCAGGCGTCCGTCCAGCACCGCCAGCCGCCCCCCGCTCCGGCGCAGCCCCGCCAGCGCCAGCTGGAGACGGGTCATGGCCTCCGGCAGAAGCAGCTCCCGGAACCAGTCGCGGCCGGCCTGGCGCAGCCGGTTGACCCGGGCGGCCGTGAGCGGGTCTTCGAGGCTGGCGATCGGCAGTGGACCGACGATCACCTGGCGCGGCAGGGGCAGTCGACCCTGGTGATCCAGCCACCATTGCCAGCCGCAGCAGATCACCCCATTGCTCTCCGGTGCGGTGGTTTCGTGGCCCACCCGGCGGCCGAACTCCGCCGCCAGGGAGCTGGCGAGGCTGAGCCGCTGGGAGTGTTCATCCACCAGCACGATCGTCAGGCCGCTCTGGCCCAGCACCAGCCTCCGGCTGTGATCGAGCAGATGGGTGCCGAAGTGCGGACTGTTGGGGAAGGGCTGGCCCAGGGGCGCGTACAGGGGCATCGGATCGGAGAGGGGCGGATCCGAGAGGTTCACGCTCACCTGAGGGTTGATGCCGGCCAGGGCGGCACTGCGCCCGAACTGGCCCACCAGCACGGCGCCGCGGTTGTGGAGCAGGCCCTCCATGGCCTCCAGCGGCTCGAGTGGCTGGCGGTGCAGGCGCCACTGCAGCAGCTCCCGGTCGACGCTGGCCCAGCTGGCCCAGCCTGGTCCGACGGCTGACCGCCAGAGTTGCCAGACCTCCGGCAACGGCCCAAGCAGCGCCAGCAGGTGCCGCAGAGGAGCTTCCTCCTCGGGACTGATCGGCACCAGTCCGGAAGGGGTGGCGGGATGAGCGAAGATTCTTCGGCTCATACGCTCATGCAGGACCAGCAGGCTGGGTTCGGCGCTCGGCAACACCCGGCGCAGCCGCTCCCAGTCGCCGATCTCGATCGGACGATCGAGGGCCTGGCGCAACTGCTGGTGCAGCCGTTCGGCCTCCGGAACGACGAGTTGCCGCTCCCCCAGCTGGCCCTGGCGCCAGGCCAGCTCCAGCTCCGCGTGATTGAGCAGCCAGAGGGGGGCCTCGGCGGGGGCGCCGGTGGATCCTTCCCAGCAGGGCAGTTGCAGGCCCACGGCCTTCAGCCTGGGTATCTCCACCTGCTGCAGGCGGCGGCGCAGGGGGTCACTCACCACCAGGGCGATCGCCGCTTCCCCGAGGGCCAGGGGGACCAGCAGCCCCACCAGCCAGTCGGGGTCGCTGCCCGGGGCCAGGCGCACCAGGGTGTGATCGGCGCGCCGCAGGCTGCGTGCCACCAGCCGACTCATGGTCAGGTGGTGCGGCCAGCGGATGCCGCCCTCCTTGAGCAGGAGCTGCTTGAGCTGCTGGTGGGCGCGGGCTTCCAACATCGCGGAATCGTAGGAAGGTGGGGCCAGTGGGCCGTACCAGCGATGACAACCCTCTGGCGTGAGCGACCGGTGGGAGTGGTGGGTCTGGGCCTGATCGGTGGCTCGATCGGGCTTGACCTGATGGCCCTTGACGTGGATGTGCGTGGACTCGTTCACCGCCAGGCCACGGTGGAGCGGGCCCGGCAGCGGGGCCTGGCCCGCCAGGTGAGCACGGATCCGGCGGTGCTCACGGGCTGTGCGCTCGTGCTGCTGGCCCTGCCGCTCGATCAGCTGCTGGCGCCCTCGCCGGAGCTGCTGGCGGCTTTGCCGAAGCAGGCGGTGATCGCTGATCTGGCCTCGGTGAAGGCGCCGGTGCTGGCGGCCTGGGAGCCGCTTGTTCCGCGCTTCGTGGCCACCCACCCGATGGCCGGCACAGCCGCGGCCGGTGTGGAGGCGGGCCAGCCGAACCTGTTTCGCGGCCGCCCCTGGGTGGCCACCCCCACGCTTCATACCGACCCGGAGGCCATGGCACAGATCCGCGACCTGGCGCGCGACCTCGGGGCCCGATGGCTGGAGTGCGACGCCCAGGACCATGACCGGGCCGTGGCCCTGATCTCCCACCTGCCGGTGCTGGTGAGCGCCGCCCTGTTGCGGGCTGCGGAGCAGGGCGCGGAGGCGGCACCCAGGGCGGCCATGCCTCAGCTGGTGCGTGCTCTGGCCTCCAGCGGCTTCGCGGACACCACCCGGGTGGGTGGCGGCAATCCCGAGCTGGGCACCCTGATGGCACGGAGCAACAGGGCCGCCGTGGTCGAGGCCCTCGGGCAGTACCGCCAGGCCCTTGACGGCCTTGAGGGCCTGCTCGAGCGGCACGACTGGGAGGGGCTGGCCAGGGAGCTGGAGAGCTGCCGGGCTCTGCGGCCGGAGTTTCTCTGAATCCCGGCCTAGGGCAGGGCCAGGCTTCTGCCACGAGCCTGCAGCAGTTGCCTGCTGGCCATCAATGCTGAAAGGGTCACCCCCGCGGTGCCCTCGCCGGGGTGGATGCTGTCGCCGCAGAGCCACAGCCCCGGGAGGGGGGTGCGACTGGCCAGGCCGAAGGGGCCGAAGCGGGAGGGATGCTGCCCCAGCCCGCCCACGAACCCGTAGGGCCGCCCGGTCCAGCGGGCGAATCCCCGGGGAGTCGCCAGTTCCCTGTGGCGCCAGGCCGCGGTGTCGAGCCCCAGGTTCCGCTCCAGGCCGTCCTGAATCCCGGCCATGGCCTTCGCCTTGGCCTTTGCATAGGCCTCCCTTTCCAGCTCCAGCCAGGGGCGTGCCTGGGTGAAGACGCTGGCGATCACCGTGGCCTGACCCGCCGGCGCCCGCCCATCTCCCTCGCGGCTCACCGACACGAACAACGATCCCGGGTCCGCCCAGTCGATCTGCAGATGGGCCGGACACTCCGCTGGCAGCAGGGAGCGCTCGACTGCGCCATAGAACACCAGCGCCCCGCTGGGGTCGGGGAAGCCGCTGACCCGCTCGCGGTAGGTCTCGGGCATCGCCTCCCCCAGCAGACCGGCCAGAGCCTGGGGGGGGAGTGTCACGACCACATCACGGCTGAGGCTGGTGAAGGCTCCCCCGTCCGGCCCCTCCCCCCTCACGCACCAGCCCTTCGGTTGCGCCGGTTGAAGACTCGTCACCCGATGGCGGAGGTGCAGGTGACCACCCCGGGCGGCCAGGGCGGTTTCGAGCGTGGCGCTGAGGGCTTGCATCGAACCCTGGAGGTGCCACAGGCCCAGGGGCGCCTGGGCCATGGTCAGCACGCTGGCGCCGTAGAGGGCGGCGGTTCCCTCGGCCGGTTCCTGGGAGTACAGGCGCAGTTGGAGATCCAGGAAGCGCCGCAGGCGAGGATTGCCTCCACAGCCGCTCAAGCGCAGCAGATCGGCCACGCTGGCGAGGGCCAGGGCCCCGCTGGCGAGATTGGCGGGCCTCAGTGCCCTCAGCAGCTGGCCCAGGTCCCAGAGGGTGCGGGGAGGCAGCACCGGATGGCGCCCCGCGAAGGACCAGTTGGCCGCATGCAGGGCGGCGCACAGGCTCCAGAAGGGCTCACTGCCGGGGAACTGCCGCTGCCGCTCCTGGCGCCAGCGCTCAGGGTCCCGCCACAGGCGGACGGGGGCCTGGCCGTCGCAGAGATCCACCACGCAGCCTGGATCGAGCGGGGTGGCCGCCGGTGCTTCGACCCCCAGATGGCGGAACAGTCGGTCATGGATGCCACCAGGCTCCAGCCCCGCCACCTGGGTGGCCCCGACATCGAAGACATAGGGCCCACGTCGAAAGGTGCCGGCGCAGCCCCCCGTCTGGCTGTGGGCTTCCAGCAGCTGCACCGAGAGACCGTCCCGGGCCAGCAGCGCGGCGGCGCTCAGCCCGGCGATGCCGCCGCCGATGACCGTCACATCCAGTCGCGCGGCATCCGTGGCAGGGGAGATGGCGGCGGAGGAGCTGACGGCCAAGCGCTGGGCGGCGGGTGCGGCCGGCATGCTGGCAGGCGTGGCATGGCCTGCGATGCGCGAAGCCTGGGTGCGTTGGCTGGAGGAGACCCTTGGCGAGGAGGTGGAGCGCTGCCGGCCCGTGGGCGGCGGCTGCAGTCACAGCGCCTGGGCCCTGGAGCTCGCCGGTGGCGGTCGGGTGTTTGTCAAGACGAACCAGGCCCGGCTCCTGCCTGTGCTGGAGGCGGAGATGGAGGGCCTGCTGGCCCTGGGCGAGGCAGCCGCAGCGGAGCTGGTGGTGCCCAGGCCTCTGCACTGCGCGCTGGCGGGCTCCCAGTCCCTGCTGGTGATCGACTGGCTGGACCTGAACCCTGGTGGAGCCGGCTCAGGTGCTGCCGGAGCAGCGGCCGATGAGTCTGATCTGGCCTGGGAGGCCGCCGGGGCGGCCCTGGCCCGCTTGCACCGTCGCAGTGCCTCCTCCGGCTCCCAGGGTTTCGGTTGGCCGCGGGACAACTACATCGGCAGCACCCCTCAGCCCAATCGCTGGAGCCAGGACTGGGGGCGCTTCTTTGCCGAGCAGCGCCTGGGACCGCAGCTGAAGTTCGCCGAGAGCTCGGGCCGGCGTCTGAAGGGAAGCCGGAAGCTGCTGGAGTTCACCCCGCAGTGGCTGAATGGCCATGGCGCCGTTCCCTGTCTGGTCCACGGTGACCTCTGGGGTGGCAATGCCGCCCGGATGGCCCCCGGCTCGATCGCCCCGGGCTCGGCAGGGGTGGCTCTGTTTGATCCAGCGGTCTACCGGGGGGACAGGGAAGTCGATCTGGCCATGGCCCAGCTCTTCGGTGGGTTCCCGCCTGCCTTCTTCAGCGGCTACGAGGGGGAATGGCCCAGGCCTGCCGGCCATTCCCGGCGTCGCCGCCTCTACGACCTCTATCACCTGCTGAACCACGCCAACCTGTTCGGCGGGGGGTACTGGGGACAGGCCCAGGCCCTGATCGACGAGCTGGTGGCCTGAACGGCCTGTCTCCTGGATGGGCCCCTGTTCTCAGCCCAGGTATTCCTGACGCAGGGTCTGGAACTGGGAGACAACACCAGCGCGCTTCTCGCTGGTGCTGAGGTTCTTCCAGCTCCATTGGCCGACCACCACCAGACCGAGAAGTTCAAGCAGGCCTGGCACCACTGGCAGCAGGTTGATGGTGTCGAGCACCCCCTTGATCAGCACCTGGGCCACGATCACCGCCAGCAGGATGCCGACACCCTTGCCGATCCGGCTGACCTGCGACCAGTCCACCTGATCCAGGGTCGTGTTGACCTTGGAGAGGATCTCGCCGTAGCGCTCGCTGAAGTTGGTGCCAGCTTCGCTCTCCGCCCATGAAGTGCCGGCCTCGCTGGTCGTCGGCTCCTGTTCGGTGGTTGCGTCGCTCATCAATGGAGTGGCGATGGTGTGAGAGTCAAGGGCTCAAGGTATCGGCATGGGCAGCGGCTGGCCAGAGAGGTTTGCGGTTGATTGGCATCAGCTGACCGTTCTGCGGGCCGTGCTGGCTGCCGTGGCGCCCCAGGAGGGCTGTGCTCTGCTTCTGGGGGACCCCGCGCCCTCGGCCCCCGGAGTGCCGGCTCCCGCCCGTCTGCGGCTGATCTGGCCTTGCCTGAACGTCTGGCCGGAAAGCGAGCAGCGTGTCGAGCGTTTCGCCATTGACCCCCGCGAGCAGTTGCTGGCCCAGAAGTGGGGTCGGCGGCGTGGCTGGCAGGTGCTCGGCTCGGCCCACAGCCATCCCAGTACGGCGGCGGTCCCCTCCGTCACCGATCGCGCCTGGGCCTTCCCTCCGGCCTTGATGCTGATCCTCGGCTCCTCCGGGGAGGTGCGGGCCTGGTGGATCTCGGAGTCGGCCGCTGATCCCTCCGCCCTGCCGGCTGCGCGGGAACTGGCCCTGATCACGCCGGTTGCCCCTCCAGCAGAGGGGGGCGAGGATTTGGGAGAGTAGGGAGAGGGCCGCCGCTCGCGGTCCCTTCTGCGGCCCACGGCCTTCTCGCCCATGCTTCCCCCTGACATCAGCGGCGTTCACCTCAGTCCCGACGAGGTGGCGCGTTTTTCCCGTCATCTGATCCTGCCGGAAGTGGGCATGGCGGGGCAGAAGCGTCTCAAGGCCGCCTCCGTGCTCTGCGTAGGCACCGGCGGGCTGGGTTCCCCACTCCTGCTTTATCTGGCCGCAGCCGGAGTGGGCCGACTCGGCATCGTCGACTTCGACGTGGTGGATCACTCCAACCTGCAGCGCCAGGTGATCCACGGCACCAGCTGGGTGGGCAAGCCCAAGATCGAATCGGCGAAGGCGCGCATCCTCGAGATCAACCCCCACTGCCAGGTGGATCTCTATGAAACGGCACTCACCAGCGAGAACGCGCTCGAGATCATCGAGCCCTACGACCTGGTCTGCGACGGGACCGACAACTTCCCCACCCGCTACCTGGTCAACGATGCCTGCGTCCTGCTGGGCAAGCCCAATGTCTATGGCTCGATTTTCCGCTTCGAGGGGCAGGCCACGGTCTTCAACCTCGATGCTGAAAGTCCCAACTACCGCGATCTCTTCCCCGAACCGCCGCCGCCGGGGATGGTGCCCTCCTGCGCCGAAGGCGGTGTGGTCGGGGTACTGCCCGGCATCATCGGCGTGATCCAGGCCACCGAGGCCGTGAAGATCATCACGGGCATCGGCACCACCCTCAGCGGCCGTCTGCTGCTCTTCGATGCCCTGGCCATGAAGTTCCGCGAGCTGAAGCTGCGGCCCAATCCCGAGCGGCCGGTGATCGACAGGCTCATCGACTACCAGGAGTTCTGCGGAGTGGGCGGCACGGCGCCGGGCCAGGAGGAGGCCGGCAGTGTGCCCAGTATCACCGTGGCCGAACTCAAGACCGTGATCGACGGCCAGCTGGAGGAGATCCTGCTGCTGGATGTGCGCAACCCCCCGGAAGCCGACATCGCCGTGATCCCGGGTTCCGTGTTGATGCCTCTCGACCGGATCGAGAGCGGTGAGGCCATCGAGGATGTGCGCCGGCTGGCCGAGGGCAAACGGCTCTACGTGCACTGCAAGCTGGGCGGGCGCAGCGCCAAGGCCCTGCTGGCCCTGGGACGCCATGGCATCGAAGGGGTGAATGTGACTGGGGGCATTCAGGCGTGGAGTGAGCAGGTGGACCCTGCCGTGCCGCTCTACTGAGTGCCTGGGTGATTCACGCCCTCAGTAGTCCACCCCCCGCTTGAGGTCGACGCCCCGCTCGGCGTAGTGCTTGTGGCAGACCATCTCGGAGTGCACACTGGCCAGATCGAAATAGGCGGGGGGATTCTTGCAGCGTCCGGTGATGATCACCTCCGTTTCCGCTGGTTTGCGCAGCAGGGTCTGCATGATCGGTTCAACGGGCAGCAGCTCCAGATCCACGGTGGGATTGAGCTCATCGAGGATCACAGTTTTATAGAGACCACTGGAAATGGCAGCTCTGGCGATTTCCCAGGCCCTCTCCGCTTCGACATAATCAATAGGCTGCTGTTGTCCTCTCCAGACGATGGCATCTCGACCGGAGCGGAGATGATCCACCAGGTGGGGATAGCTTTCGCGCAGGGCCGCGATTGCCGCATCTTCGGTGTAACCGCTTCCGCCCTTGAGCCACTGCAGGATCAGCACACGGTGGCTCTTGTCCTGGCTGATGCCCCGGCCGATCGCCTGCAGGGCCTTGCCAAGGGCACTGGTGGATTTCCCCTTGCCTTCGCCGGTGTAGATCTCGATGCCGGCGATGCCGGTGCTGTCGTTGGCCTCGCGCCGGTGGGCCCTCATCTCGGAGTGCAGATCGGCGAGCTGCACCAGCGACCGCGGCGCGCCACGGCCGGTGACGATCACTTCCATGCCCGCCGGTTTGTCGGCGAGGGTGCGCACCACCTCGTCCACCTCCAGCAGGCCGAGGTCGAGCACCGGGCTGAGTTCATCCAGGACCACCACCGAATACAGGGCACTGGCGATGGCGCCCTTGGCGATATCCCAGCCTCGCTGGGCTTCCTGGCGATCGAAGCGGGTGGCCTCCTGGGCGCTGAAAAAGTCGCCCCGACCGGTGCGCACCTGATCGATCAGGTGGGGGAAGCCCTGTTGCAGGGCTTCGATTGCCGCGTCTTCGTCGTAAGCGCGGCCGGGTCCCTTGAGGAAGCGCAGCAGCAGCACCCGGGTGCGCTTGCGCTCGCAGATCCCCAGGCCGATGGTGCGCAGCACCACACCGAGGGCCGCCTGGCTCTTGCCTTTGCCGTCGCCGTCGTAGACGTGCAGCTGGCCGTGGCTGCGCTCGTGGCTGTCGGAGGCCGTGCGGATGCCGATCGCCCGGGACGACGCACCGGAGGCCGCGCTTGAGGTCGGTGCCATGGCCTGGCCTTCTACCGTTGGATCCTAACGACCCCTGTCCGAGGCCATGACCCCACCGGCCCTCCATCCGCTGGTGGAATTCCTGCCAGCTCCGCTGGAGCAGGCCCTCGGCCAGCTGCGCCAGAGCGTCAGGGACCTGGGGGCCGTTCTGGTGGCCTACTCCGGTGGCGTCGACAGTGCCCTGGTGGCGGCGATCTCCGCTGAGCAACTCGGCGCCGGCGCCGAAGCCGTGACGGGAGTCTCGCCGGCCCTGGCACCCCATCTGCTGCGGGAAGCCCGCTCCCAGGCGGCCTGGATGGGAATCCGCCACCGGGAAGTGACGACCCGCGAACTGGAGGATCCCGCTTACAGCAGCAATCCCACCGACCGCTGCTACGCCTGCAAGCGCGAGCTGCACGGATTGCTCGCATCCCTCACGGGCGGAGTGAGCCAGGTGCTGGACGGGGTGAACCGGGATGATCTCACCGATCACCGGCCTGGCATCCAGGCCGCCCGCGAGCGGGGTGTGCGCTCGCCCCTGGCCGAGCACGGCATCGACAAGGCGGCCGTGCGCCAGATCTCCAGAGCCCTGGGCTTCCCCTGGTGGGACAAACCGGCCCAGCCCTGCCTGGCCTCACGTTTTCCCTACGGCGAGCCGGTCACGGCCTCACGCCTGCAGCGGGTCGCCGCGGCCGAGGACTGGCTGCGTCAGCGCGGAGTGAGACAGCTGCGGGTGCGCTGTCAGGGGGCGACGGCTCGTGTGGAGGTCCCTGCCGAGCAACTCGACGATCTGTTCAGCTGGCTGCCGCGCCAGGAGCTAGTGGAGGCGT from Synechococcus sp. CBW1107 encodes the following:
- a CDS encoding prephenate/arogenate dehydrogenase encodes the protein MTTLWRERPVGVVGLGLIGGSIGLDLMALDVDVRGLVHRQATVERARQRGLARQVSTDPAVLTGCALVLLALPLDQLLAPSPELLAALPKQAVIADLASVKAPVLAAWEPLVPRFVATHPMAGTAAAGVEAGQPNLFRGRPWVATPTLHTDPEAMAQIRDLARDLGARWLECDAQDHDRAVALISHLPVLVSAALLRAAEQGAEAAPRAAMPQLVRALASSGFADTTRVGGGNPELGTLMARSNRAAVVEALGQYRQALDGLEGLLERHDWEGLARELESCRALRPEFL
- the crtD gene encoding C-3',4' desaturase CrtD; the protein is MPAAPAAQRLAVSSSAAISPATDAARLDVTVIGGGIAGLSAAALLARDGLSVQLLEAHSQTGGCAGTFRRGPYVFDVGATQVAGLEPGGIHDRLFRHLGVEAPAATPLDPGCVVDLCDGQAPVRLWRDPERWRQERQRQFPGSEPFWSLCAALHAANWSFAGRHPVLPPRTLWDLGQLLRALRPANLASGALALASVADLLRLSGCGGNPRLRRFLDLQLRLYSQEPAEGTAALYGASVLTMAQAPLGLWHLQGSMQALSATLETALAARGGHLHLRHRVTSLQPAQPKGWCVRGEGPDGGAFTSLSRDVVVTLPPQALAGLLGEAMPETYRERVSGFPDPSGALVFYGAVERSLLPAECPAHLQIDWADPGSLFVSVSREGDGRAPAGQATVIASVFTQARPWLELEREAYAKAKAKAMAGIQDGLERNLGLDTAAWRHRELATPRGFARWTGRPYGFVGGLGQHPSRFGPFGLASRTPLPGLWLCGDSIHPGEGTAGVTLSALMASRQLLQARGRSLALP
- the moeB gene encoding molybdopterin-synthase adenylyltransferase MoeB — encoded protein: MLPPDISGVHLSPDEVARFSRHLILPEVGMAGQKRLKAASVLCVGTGGLGSPLLLYLAAAGVGRLGIVDFDVVDHSNLQRQVIHGTSWVGKPKIESAKARILEINPHCQVDLYETALTSENALEIIEPYDLVCDGTDNFPTRYLVNDACVLLGKPNVYGSIFRFEGQATVFNLDAESPNYRDLFPEPPPPGMVPSCAEGGVVGVLPGIIGVIQATEAVKIITGIGTTLSGRLLLFDALAMKFRELKLRPNPERPVIDRLIDYQEFCGVGGTAPGQEEAGSVPSITVAELKTVIDGQLEEILLLDVRNPPEADIAVIPGSVLMPLDRIESGEAIEDVRRLAEGKRLYVHCKLGGRSAKALLALGRHGIEGVNVTGGIQAWSEQVDPAVPLY
- a CDS encoding helicase: MLEARAHQQLKQLLLKEGGIRWPHHLTMSRLVARSLRRADHTLVRLAPGSDPDWLVGLLVPLALGEAAIALVVSDPLRRRLQQVEIPRLKAVGLQLPCWEGSTGAPAEAPLWLLNHAELELAWRQGQLGERQLVVPEAERLHQQLRQALDRPIEIGDWERLRRVLPSAEPSLLVLHERMSRRIFAHPATPSGLVPISPEEEAPLRHLLALLGPLPEVWQLWRSAVGPGWASWASVDRELLQWRLHRQPLEPLEAMEGLLHNRGAVLVGQFGRSAALAGINPQVSVNLSDPPLSDPMPLYAPLGQPFPNSPHFGTHLLDHSRRLVLGQSGLTIVLVDEHSQRLSLASSLAAEFGRRVGHETTAPESNGVICCGWQWWLDHQGRLPLPRQVIVGPLPIASLEDPLTAARVNRLRQAGRDWFRELLLPEAMTRLQLALAGLRRSGGRLAVLDGRLRSRSWGHQVLSALEPWVALNRLLPL
- the larE gene encoding ATP-dependent sacrificial sulfur transferase LarE, with protein sequence MTPPALHPLVEFLPAPLEQALGQLRQSVRDLGAVLVAYSGGVDSALVAAISAEQLGAGAEAVTGVSPALAPHLLREARSQAAWMGIRHREVTTRELEDPAYSSNPTDRCYACKRELHGLLASLTGGVSQVLDGVNRDDLTDHRPGIQAARERGVRSPLAEHGIDKAAVRQISRALGFPWWDKPAQPCLASRFPYGEPVTASRLQRVAAAEDWLRQRGVRQLRVRCQGATARVEVPAEQLDDLFSWLPRQELVEAFRSLGFAAVSLDLEGLISGRLNREASLKPAAPGPLASPGLRRPDPVVP
- the recA gene encoding recombinase RecA, producing the protein MPADSKSTDLRAAQPRSSSATAAGAAERDKALNLVLGQIERNFGKGSIMRLGDASRMRVETMPTGALTLDLALGGGYPKGRVVEVYGPESSGKTTLTLHAIAEAQRRGGVAAFVDAEHALDPVYAAALGVDVENLLVSQPDTGEMALEIVDQLVRSAAVDIVVVDSVAALTPRAEIEGEMGDLAVGSQARLMSQAMRKITGNIGKSGCTVIFLNQLRQKIGVTYGNPETTTGGNALKFYASVRLDIRRIQTLKRGTEEYGIRAKVKVAKNKVAPPFRIAEFDILFGRGISTLGCVIDLAEETGVVIRKGAWYSYGGDNIGQGRDNTINWLEQNPEQKEQIEAEVRRRLTEGADVTANSLKPLAAAAAKLAASSSAASSASESGESVLDSEAASLESAAS
- a CDS encoding DUF1815 family protein, with the translated sequence MFPRLAEQYRSVVLDLVMSLQALANSLQRKGLVATCYVCGDGRDGHGASFVADLGDAHMVRFLVSDFGISWVESRNGCELVKLEGAEAIQELQRVATFLQQAQPPARGPTAPGHEPEASRLEAPLI
- a CDS encoding fructosamine kinase family protein codes for the protein MREAWVRWLEETLGEEVERCRPVGGGCSHSAWALELAGGGRVFVKTNQARLLPVLEAEMEGLLALGEAAAAELVVPRPLHCALAGSQSLLVIDWLDLNPGGAGSGAAGAAADESDLAWEAAGAALARLHRRSASSGSQGFGWPRDNYIGSTPQPNRWSQDWGRFFAEQRLGPQLKFAESSGRRLKGSRKLLEFTPQWLNGHGAVPCLVHGDLWGGNAARMAPGSIAPGSAGVALFDPAVYRGDREVDLAMAQLFGGFPPAFFSGYEGEWPRPAGHSRRRRLYDLYHLLNHANLFGGGYWGQAQALIDELVA
- a CDS encoding cob(I)yrinic acid a,c-diamide adenosyltransferase: MAPTSSAASGASSRAIGIRTASDSHERSHGQLHVYDGDGKGKSQAALGVVLRTIGLGICERKRTRVLLLRFLKGPGRAYDEDAAIEALQQGFPHLIDQVRTGRGDFFSAQEATRFDRQEAQRGWDIAKGAIASALYSVVVLDELSPVLDLGLLEVDEVVRTLADKPAGMEVIVTGRGAPRSLVQLADLHSEMRAHRREANDSTGIAGIEIYTGEGKGKSTSALGKALQAIGRGISQDKSHRVLILQWLKGGSGYTEDAAIAALRESYPHLVDHLRSGRDAIVWRGQQQPIDYVEAERAWEIARAAISSGLYKTVILDELNPTVDLELLPVEPIMQTLLRKPAETEVIITGRCKNPPAYFDLASVHSEMVCHKHYAERGVDLKRGVDY
- a CDS encoding CAAD domain-containing protein, translated to MSDATTEQEPTTSEAGTSWAESEAGTNFSERYGEILSKVNTTLDQVDWSQVSRIGKGVGILLAVIVAQVLIKGVLDTINLLPVVPGLLELLGLVVVGQWSWKNLSTSEKRAGVVSQFQTLRQEYLG
- a CDS encoding DUF2839 domain-containing protein; translated protein: MGEAKRRSDQGLPPRGPQKKPSSAKDQSPRLAPWLPLTRHQADRFVQVSTQGAWVGIAALVLFWITVRFIGPAVGWWTLSD
- a CDS encoding M67 family metallopeptidase, with translation MGSGWPERFAVDWHQLTVLRAVLAAVAPQEGCALLLGDPAPSAPGVPAPARLRLIWPCLNVWPESEQRVERFAIDPREQLLAQKWGRRRGWQVLGSAHSHPSTAAVPSVTDRAWAFPPALMLILGSSGEVRAWWISESAADPSALPAARELALITPVAPPAEGGEDLGE